The following proteins come from a genomic window of Flavobacteriales bacterium:
- a CDS encoding DUF2520 domain-containing protein, whose protein sequence is MTSILLIGTGRMAYHLGHAIVKAKLPLIGVAGRDPEKLNDLARFLERPAHRLDRALPPADLVIIATSDDSIPEVASRIPAGRSVLVHTAGAVPIDVLLPHAHRGVIWPVQTLSHGAPIDLSDVPMAVEGSSPEAESAVLRLARAVSESVLQLPHRQRELLHLTAVLASNFPVFLMHEAQRLLKQEKLPPNLLMPLWKLTAHKVTTIGPAEALTGPARRGDVSSVKRHLELLQGEADLRRAYAQLSSMVLKAHGHPTDGIDL, encoded by the coding sequence ATGACCTCCATCCTCCTGATCGGCACCGGCCGCATGGCCTACCACCTGGGCCACGCCATCGTGAAGGCCAAGCTGCCACTCATCGGCGTGGCAGGCCGCGACCCGGAGAAACTCAACGACCTCGCGCGTTTCCTCGAGCGGCCGGCGCATCGGCTGGACCGTGCGTTGCCGCCCGCCGACCTGGTGATCATCGCCACCAGCGACGACAGCATCCCGGAAGTGGCTTCGCGGATCCCCGCAGGCCGCAGCGTGCTGGTTCATACCGCCGGTGCGGTGCCCATCGATGTGCTGCTGCCGCATGCGCATCGCGGCGTGATCTGGCCGGTGCAGACGCTCAGCCACGGCGCTCCCATCGACCTGAGCGATGTGCCGATGGCTGTGGAAGGCAGCTCGCCAGAAGCCGAATCCGCCGTGCTCCGGCTGGCGCGCGCCGTCAGTGAGAGCGTGCTGCAGCTCCCGCACCGCCAGCGCGAACTTCTGCACCTGACCGCCGTGCTTGCCAGCAACTTCCCGGTCTTCCTCATGCACGAGGCCCAGCGCCTGCTCAAACAGGAGAAGCTGCCGCCCAACCTGCTCATGCCGCTCTGGAAGCTCACCGCGCACAAGGTCACCACCATCGGACCTGCTGAGGCCCTCACCGGCCCGGCTCGCCGTGGCGATGTCAGCTCCGTGAAGCGCCACCTCGAACTGTTGCAGGGCGAAGCCGATCTTCGCCGCGCCTACGCGCAATTGAGCAGCATGGTGCTGAAGGCGCATGGCCACCCCACGGATGGCATCGACCTATAA
- a CDS encoding 3-deoxy-D-manno-octulosonate 8-phosphate phosphatase, which produces MATPRMASTYKELLSGIDTFLFDVDGVFTDNRVLMMPGLDPVRTFHSRDAYAVQHAMKEGCRIIITTGGKSDGMRESFERLRVTAYHSGVHDKSAKLDALIAEGLVDPARTAYMGDDIPDLRVMQRVALPCCPSDAAPEVKAISRFISAKAGGHGCVRDLLEQAMKVQGKWLTDGAYTW; this is translated from the coding sequence ATGGCCACCCCACGGATGGCATCGACCTATAAAGAGCTCCTCTCGGGCATCGACACCTTCCTGTTCGATGTGGACGGTGTGTTCACTGACAACCGTGTGCTGATGATGCCCGGGCTCGACCCCGTGCGCACATTCCATAGCCGCGATGCCTACGCCGTGCAGCATGCCATGAAGGAAGGCTGCCGCATCATCATCACCACTGGCGGCAAGAGCGACGGCATGCGCGAGAGCTTCGAGCGGCTGCGCGTGACGGCGTACCACAGCGGCGTGCATGACAAGAGCGCCAAGCTCGATGCCCTCATCGCCGAGGGCCTCGTTGATCCCGCGCGCACCGCCTACATGGGCGATGACATCCCCGACCTGCGCGTGATGCAGCGCGTGGCCCTGCCCTGCTGTCCCTCAGACGCCGCTCCCGAGGTGAAGGCCATCAGCCGCTTCATCAGCGCCAAGGCCGGTGGCCACGGATGCGTGCGCGACCTTCTGGAACAGGCCATGAAGGTGCAGGGCAAGTGGCTCACCGACGGCGCCTACACCTGGTGA
- a CDS encoding geranylgeranylglycerol-phosphate geranylgeranyltransferase, translating to MLDLLRLARPLNLLIMALTMALIRYGLVLGWLERGLNELLQEVGGGITRGQLTVEPGFGPQLPLWLFLLLVLSVVLIGAAGNIINDYFDTRIDRINKPDQVLVGRTVKRRVAMAAHLVLSSAGLLCGAIVAWRTGQWPLLIIPAFAIGALWTYSTTFKRQLIIGNGTVATLTALVPLTVGLYEVPALQHSFHAYSTVTLPDDSRYGMESSFTELWWWVLGFAGFAFLSSLVRELQKDMADVKGDAAQGCRTIPIAWGMRWAKALVLLYIASLILALLALHMLVPALRGNLAYWYIQLGIIAPLLLSAGFTYNANRREEHNRAGALMKVAMVMGAGFAAIIRFL from the coding sequence ATGCTCGATCTCCTTCGCCTCGCGCGCCCGCTGAACCTTCTGATCATGGCGCTCACCATGGCACTGATCCGTTACGGCCTCGTGCTGGGCTGGCTCGAGCGCGGGCTGAATGAGCTGTTGCAGGAAGTGGGCGGGGGCATCACGCGCGGGCAGCTCACGGTGGAGCCTGGCTTCGGCCCGCAGCTGCCGCTGTGGCTCTTCCTGCTGCTCGTGCTCAGCGTGGTGCTCATCGGCGCTGCCGGAAACATCATCAACGACTACTTCGACACGCGGATCGATCGGATCAACAAGCCGGACCAGGTGCTCGTGGGCCGCACCGTGAAGCGCCGCGTGGCCATGGCCGCGCACCTGGTGCTCAGCAGCGCGGGCCTTCTTTGCGGCGCGATCGTGGCATGGCGCACCGGGCAATGGCCGCTGCTGATCATCCCCGCCTTCGCCATCGGCGCGCTGTGGACATACAGCACCACCTTCAAACGTCAGCTCATCATCGGCAACGGCACCGTGGCCACGCTCACCGCGCTGGTACCGCTCACGGTCGGGCTCTACGAGGTCCCAGCACTGCAGCATTCCTTTCACGCCTACAGCACCGTGACCCTGCCGGACGATTCGCGGTACGGGATGGAGAGCTCGTTCACCGAATTGTGGTGGTGGGTGCTCGGCTTCGCTGGCTTCGCCTTCCTGTCCTCGCTGGTGCGCGAGCTGCAGAAGGACATGGCCGATGTGAAAGGCGATGCCGCCCAGGGCTGCCGCACCATCCCCATCGCCTGGGGCATGCGCTGGGCGAAGGCGCTCGTGCTGCTCTATATCGCATCGCTCATCCTCGCGCTACTGGCGCTGCACATGCTCGTGCCTGCGCTGCGCGGCAACCTCGCGTACTGGTACATCCAGCTGGGCATCATCGCGCCGCTGCTCCTGTCCGCAGGCTTCACGTACAACGCGAATCGACGCGAGGAGCACAACCGCGCCGGAGCCTTGATGAAGGTGGCCATGGTGATGGGAGCGGGCTTCGCGGCGATCATCCGGTTCCTATGA
- the maf gene encoding septum formation protein Maf — protein MMRHPPLFPWRLILASASPRRRLLLQGLDLPVEITSVDVDETPPAGIADAQVAEHLARKKAEAWRGTLASDQVLITADTTVLLDDPTGPHLLNKPVDAADARRMLGLLSGQSHRVITGVCLRTASNLLHFADTAVVRFRVLTAAEIAYYVEQHKPFDKAGAYGVQDWIGYTAVERIEGSFYTVMGLPMHRVYLALRDLPEPG, from the coding sequence ATGATGCGCCACCCTCCGCTCTTCCCCTGGCGATTGATCCTCGCCTCCGCTTCGCCGCGCCGGCGCCTTCTGCTGCAAGGCCTCGACCTGCCGGTGGAGATCACCAGCGTGGATGTGGACGAGACGCCGCCTGCTGGCATAGCCGATGCCCAGGTGGCCGAGCACCTCGCGCGCAAGAAAGCCGAAGCCTGGCGTGGCACGCTCGCATCCGACCAAGTGCTCATCACAGCCGATACCACGGTGCTGCTCGATGACCCCACGGGCCCGCACTTGCTGAATAAACCGGTTGACGCCGCCGACGCCCGCCGCATGCTTGGCCTGCTGTCCGGTCAATCGCACCGAGTGATCACAGGCGTTTGCCTGCGCACCGCCAGCAACCTGCTCCACTTCGCCGATACGGCGGTGGTGCGCTTCCGGGTGCTCACGGCCGCCGAAATCGCCTACTACGTGGAGCAGCACAAGCCCTTTGACAAGGCCGGGGCTTACGGTGTGCAGGATTGGATCGGCTACACCGCCGTGGAGCGCATCGAGGGCAGCTTCTACACCGTGATGGGACTGCCCATGCATCGCGTGTACCTGGCCTTGCGCGATTTGCCCGAACCCGGGTGA